Genomic DNA from Streptomyces sp. GS7:
GGGTTGGGTCGATCTTTCCGCCGCGGGCATCGCGCTGCTGAAGGGCGTAGAGCATCTCCCAGCGCATCACCGGCTGGAACGGGATCAGCGAGAACTGGTGGGCGCGCAGGAACGGTGTCTGCCGCGGAGCCCACTCCTCGACGGGTTCGTTCGGTGCGTCTCGCCGGTGCTTGGCGACGTGGTACGAACACAGCGTCTTTAGTCCCGACCGCTCTTGCTCGCATCGGGCGATTGCACAGGTCGGCAAGGTATCGGTGAGCGGCACTGGCAACAGTGCGGGCCCAGACCTCGACCTCCGGGCTGCCGCTGGTGCACCAGGCGCGATAGTGGGTGAGGCATAACCGCCGGCAGTACTTGCCGTGCGTGCAGCGTCGGCCGTCGCGCTCGACCAGACAGCGCGCCTGGTGGCGTCCCGGTGCGTACTTCCGCTCCTCGGGGACGTGGGTGTCCAGGAACGTCTCGCGGTCCAGGCCGCTGACGCGGTGCTCGCGGATACAGGACTTGCACATCCCGCGGCTGTTGCTGATCGAGGGACAGGACCGGGTCGCGCACCGCCAGCCGCCGGTGCGTTCGTTGTCCGGATCGCCATTGAAGAACCAGGAAGCAGCGTCCCACTCACCCGGCCGCCAGGCGGGGGCGACCTGGCCCTTCAGCCACTCCACCCAGCCGTTCAGGTCGGGCGGCGGGAGGCTGGGCGCCGGCGGTGCGAGTGCTGTTGACCTCGTCATCGTCGTGCCTCCCTGGTTCGCCGGGCGGTGGATTCGACCGCCTCACGCATATCGCGTTCGGTGGGGTGCAGGTAGGGCTGCATCGACGAGCGCGAGGCGTGACCCATCAGGTGCTGGGCCACGTCCTCGGGCACCCCGGAGCGGATCCAGCTCGTGGCGGCAGAGTGCCGCAGCATGTGCGGGCGGGCGGCGAACCCGGCCCGGCGGGCGAGCCGGTCGAACAGGTCCTTGGCGTTGTGGTAAGTCATCGGCCGGCCCAGTGGTGCCCGGAACAGGTTCACGAACACCATGTCGGTCATCTCGGCCGCCGCGACCTGGCCGCGTTCGTACTGGTAGTCCGCGTAGAGGCCGACCACCTGCTCAGTGACCGGGATCCAGCGAGAGTACACAGACTTCGCCAATGCCCCGTTGGGGTTCAGCCGCCGCCGCACGTGCACGTGCGGGCCAGTGACCTGGCAACCGAAGATCTCCGACCGGGCCAGGAAGTGCATGTCCTCCCGGCGCAGCCCCAAGCCCTCACCGATGCGGATCCCCGTGCACCGCAGCAGGGCCACGAGGAAGCGGTCACGGGCCCGCGGCGTGAGCTCCAACAATCGCTCGACCTGCGCGTCGGCCAGCCACTCGACGCTGTCGTCAGCCACCACAAACTTGATCGTCCGGCCGTTGACCGTGCGGTACTGCGCGTCCTCACCCGCGTCGTAGCCCGGCGGCAGAAAGGAAAGGTACTTCTGATCAGACAGTCGATCGACCACGTCGGCCGGCACCCAGCCATGCGTGGTGCCGAACCGCAGGAACTCGAACACCGTGGTCAGCACAGCGTTCGCGGACTTCTTGGTCCGGAACCGCACGGTGATGGACCGTGGCTCACGCGGCGGCAGCGGTTCGGCGATCAGCCACTGGGCGAAGCGCGCCAACGCCAGGAACGTCGGTCGGCACCAGTCGATGCCGGCCGACATGCAGTACGTCAGGTACAGCGCGACACGGCCGGCATAGACGCGCTCGGTGTTCGGCGACCGGTCCACCGCTCGCAACCCAGCAAGGTAGGCCGAGCCTTCGGTGTGGATGGTGTACGTCTCGCCGACGATCACCCGCTGGACGCTGCCGTCCGCAGGAGAGATCGCCCTCTCCGCCCTGTAAATCACATGTACCCAACGCAGCAAGGAGCTAGTGGATACCAACGAGGCACACCTGAGGGCTACGGCCCAAACCCACGTGCCAGCCCCCGACTTCGACCTAGAGATAACCGCGCCACGGCCAGGGCCTGGGCCTGTTCTCAGGGGTCTTCCCCGCGAGGATGCAAGTGGCCCAGGGCTGGCGGATCGTCATGCCGCGGATCCAGTCGCCGCCTTCGAGTGCGGCGGTCATGCGGCACGCTCCGGCAGGGCGGTGCCGGGGCGTCCGGGTCGGCGGCCGTTGACCGCCTTGACCTCGGCGTCGGCCTCGGTGCCCAGGTACGGGAAGGGCTCTTCGCCGGCCTTCACCTTGTACATGGACACGTCGGCGGAGCGCAGGACGTCGCCGAAGGGCCGACCGGGTAGGTCGACGGTGTGGGCGGCACCGATCGACACGGTGAACGGCAGCAGCAGGCCCTCGTACGGCACGGGCCGGTCCATGTGGAAGCGCAGGCCGGCGAGCTCCTGGGCAAAGTGCTCGCGCGGCACACAGACGGCTGCGCCGAACTCGTCCCCGCCCAGGCGCGCGGCCAGGCCCTGGCGGGCGGCGCTCCACTGGCGCAGCCGCTGGGCGAGGGTGACGACGACCTTGTCGCCGGCGGCGTGGCCGAAGGAGTCGTTGATCGCCTTGAAGCCGTTGCCATCGAGGACCAAGACCAGGAGGTCGCCTGCGCGGCGCCGGGCGGTGAACTGCCTTTTGCCGTGGGCGGTGAGGCCGTCGCGGCAGGGCAGGCCGGTGAGCTGGTCGCGGCGTGCGGCCTCCAACTGGCGGCGCACGCGGACGTCGTCGACGACGGCGGCCAGGGCGAGCGGCACGGCGGCCGCGGTGAGGAGAAATGTGCGGGGGCACTGCCGTAACACAGTCAGGGCAGGCATGATGGAGCTCCGATCTCGCCCTTCGGGGCGGGCATCAAGAAGGGGCGCACCCGGCTTTCCACGGCACTGGGGTGCGCCGCTTCGTCGT
This window encodes:
- a CDS encoding tyrosine-type recombinase/integrase, which encodes MIVGETYTIHTEGSAYLAGLRAVDRSPNTERVYAGRVALYLTYCMSAGIDWCRPTFLALARFAQWLIAEPLPPREPRSITVRFRTKKSANAVLTTVFEFLRFGTTHGWVPADVVDRLSDQKYLSFLPPGYDAGEDAQYRTVNGRTIKFVVADDSVEWLADAQVERLLELTPRARDRFLVALLRCTGIRIGEGLGLRREDMHFLARSEIFGCQVTGPHVHVRRRLNPNGALAKSVYSRWIPVTEQVVGLYADYQYERGQVAAAEMTDMVFVNLFRAPLGRPMTYHNAKDLFDRLARRAGFAARPHMLRHSAATSWIRSGVPEDVAQHLMGHASRSSMQPYLHPTERDMREAVESTARRTREARR
- a CDS encoding GGDEF domain-containing protein; its protein translation is MPALTVLRQCPRTFLLTAAAVPLALAAVVDDVRVRRQLEAARRDQLTGLPCRDGLTAHGKRQFTARRRAGDLLVLVLDGNGFKAINDSFGHAAGDKVVVTLAQRLRQWSAARQGLAARLGGDEFGAAVCVPREHFAQELAGLRFHMDRPVPYEGLLLPFTVSIGAAHTVDLPGRPFGDVLRSADVSMYKVKAGEEPFPYLGTEADAEVKAVNGRRPGRPGTALPERAA